In Labilibaculum sp. DW002, the genomic window CAAGTTTCGCTTTTAATTCTGGAGACACATCATCAAAAATAAAAGCTGCAGTTGTTGCCAATTGATGTTTTTCGAATGGGCTTTTGGCAATGGTTTGAAGGATAGGCATACGTGCATCTAAATCTTTTAGAACGCGAAAACCTGATTGTACTTTTTTATACTCGCCAGGACAATTTAATTGTCCACCAACCTGAATAATGATATCCTCTTTTAATGCCTTAACCTCAACATCTATCAAACCAGAATATGGCATTCCTCGCAAAGCATATAGCGTAAAAGAAACATCTGCATAATTTTTAAAGCGACATGTTGTAGTAAATGATGCCGATTTCAGGTCCAAAACTTGTTGCCAATTACTGCAATTCTCAATTCCAAGAGTGTCCTGATTAATGATTAACTCTAAATTGGCAAAATTAATCCCCAACAAGACCTTGCTAACTCCAAATTCCGATTCTTTATCGTAAACATTATTTAGAATTATTGTCTTTGTTTTTCCAGGTTCTGCTGATGGTACAATGCCTATTCTCCCATTAGCAACAGAAACACCTGTATAGTTCAAGTTTTCATTTGCAGAAATGTGCCATGGAGAATTTGAAAAGCTTTGGGCTCTGCTACTATTGAAGCACATCAGAATTAATATTATTGCAAGACCTTCTCTTAAATAAACCATAGCTCTTCTTTAATTTCCTATAAAAAAGGCTCACAAACCAAAGTTTGCAAGCCTCTTCCTATATTAATATACTAATATCATATCTCTTGTTATTTACTCATTGAATAAGGAAAACTTTCCTCTGAAGTTCCTCTTTCCTTATTCGGTTCTGCTGACATCTTAAATTCAAGATTTCCCCCGTTCAAGAATTCGTTGTGTTTAATGTAATTTTCACCATAAGTTTTTCCATTCAATTTGATATCATTCACATATACATTTTCACTTGTGTTTCCAGAACTTGTAATCGTGAATGTTTTACCATTTTGCATGGTCAGTGTTACTTTATCAAACAAAGGTGATCCAAACACATACTCGTCGGTTCCAGGACAAACAGGATAGAATCCCATTGAACTAAACACATACCATGCAGAAGTCTGACCATTATCTTCATCACCACAATAGCCATCAGCTTGTGGCGTGTATAACTTGTCCATTACCTCGCGAACTCGCGACTGAGCTTTCCAAGGTTGACCTGCAAAGTTATACAAGTAAATCATGTGTTGGATTGGCTGATTTCCATGTGCATAATTCCCCATATTAGCAATCTGCATTTCACGAATCTCGTGGATGGTAAATCCATAATACGAAGCATCAAATTCAGGAGCCATTTCGAATACACCATCCAAAGTAGAAATGAACTTTTCTTTGCCTCCCATTAAATTAATCAATCCATCAATATCCTGGAAAACAGACCATGTGTAATGCAAGCTATTCCCTTCTGTAAATGCATCACCCCATTTTAATGGATTAAATGGAGATTGGAAATTACCATCCTCATTTTTACCACGCATTAAGCCCGATTCCTTATCAAATACGTTCTTGAAATTTTGTGCTCTTTTAGCAAACAAATCAATCTCCGCTTGCGGACGACCTAACTCCTGAGCTAACTTCCAGATACAGAAATCAGCATAAGCATACTCCAAGGTTCTTGCGGTATTTTCATTTACGCCAACATTGTAAGGTACATATCCCAATTCATTATAATAAGCTGCACCAAAACGGCCAACAGAATTAACTTCTTCGTTGTATCCTTGAGTGTTTTTCAAAATTGCTTCATACAAAGTTTCAATATCATAACCACGAATTCCTTTTAAATAAGAATCAGCAATTAAGGATGCCGAATTCGAGCCAATCATACAACCTCTGTGACCAGGACTTGCCCATTCTGGCAACCATCCACTTTCTTTGTAGGTATTTGCCAATCCTTCCATAATTTGAGCATTCAAATCTGGATACATCAAAGTAAAAAATGGAAAGACTGCCCGGAATGTATCCCAAAAGCCATTATCTGTAAACATATAGCCGGGCAGCACCTTACCATTGTATGGACTGTAATGAATTACTTCATTTTTATCATTAATTTCATAAAACTTGCGTGGGAATAACAATACTCTGTACAAACAAGAATAGAATGTTTTTAATTGATCATCTGTTCCACCTTCAACTTTAATTCTGGCGAATTCAGTTTCCCAAGTCGTTTTTGCATCTTCTTTCAATTGATTAAAATCTTTCGATCCTATTTCACGAGATAAGTTCAATTGAGCTTGCTTTGGACTAACAAATGAAGAAGCAACTTTCACATGAACAGTTTCTCCTTTTTTTGTCTTAAAACCAATAATCGCACCAACATGTTCTCCCGTTTCTCTTTTAGATCCTTCATTTAATTTGTCCCCATTCCAAGTATGAGTCAATTCAAAATCTTTATCGAATTCAGCAACAAAATAGTTATGGAAATTATCAGGAACACCACCACTATTGTTTCTACAATATCCTATAATCTTGCGTTCTTCTGGAAGAATGGTCACTTCTGATCCTTTAAAAAAGCCATCTAAAAGGATATACGAATTATCGTTCTCTGGAAAGGTAAAGCGAAACATAGCTGCACGCTCTGTTGGAGTAACTTCAGCCGTTACGTCATAGTCGGCTAAATAAACGCTATAAACGTATGGCTTTGCTTCTTCAGCCTTGTGAGAGAACCACGATCCTCGTTCCTCTTCTTTATACTTTAAATCACCGGTTACAGCCATCAACGAGAAAGCCGCATAGTCATTAATCCAAGGACTAGGTTGATGTGTTTGCTTGATTCCTCTAATCTTTTTTGCATCATAAGCATAGCACCAGCCATCTCCCATTTTACCCGTTTGAGGGGTCCAAAAATTCATTCCCCAAGGCAAAGCAATTGCAGGATACGTATTTCCATTTGACAACGAATGATCTGAATCTGTTCCCATCAAAGGGTTGGCAAGATCAACATTTGACATACTCGATTCTTGAATACTTTGCTCTCCCGCACAAGCTGATAAAACAGCTACAAACAACAATATAATTAAGTTTGATTTCTTCATTTCTAATATAATACTAGTAAACAATTGATTTAGGTCGATCTTGACTGGCAACACCAAAATTCTTATTTGGTTTATTTCCCATTTCGAATTTTAATGTACCTCCATTAAGGATATCCTTATGAGTGATAAAAGATTTCGTATAATCTACTCCATTCAATTGAACTGATTGGATATAGATATTCTCATCGTTATTATTATTTGCTAAGATTGTAAACTTTTTATCTCCTTCAAGATTAATACTTGCTTCATCGAAAAGAGGACTACCAAAAACATAAGCACCATTACTTGGATTAACTGGGTAAAATCCCATTGAAGACATTACATACCAAGCTGACATTTGGCCACAATCTTCATTACCACACAAACCATCAGTTTGATCAGTATACAATTCATTCATAATGTAACGCACCTTATCGGCAGTTTTGTATTGCTCACCAGCATAAGCATAAAGGTATGTGATATGATGGCTTGGTTCGTTACCATGAGCATATTGTCCAATTAAACCAGAGATATCAGAAGATGCACCTTCTTCTAATTCTGAAGAAATTGAGAATAAACTATCCAATTTTGATACAAATGGTTTTTCACCTCCTAAAAGATCAATTAATCCTTCTGGATCTTGAGGAACCAGCCATAAATATTGCCAAGCATTTCCTTCACAATAATCATTTACTCTATGTTGTGCTGAATAAGGATCAAAAGGTGTTCTCCATGAACCATCCTTCATTTTTCCTTTCATAAATCGATCTTTTGGATCAAAGTATTTGGTATAAGCTTTTGCTCTCTCAGCAAAATATTTCGCATCCTCAGTTTTGCCTAATTTTTCAGCCAACTTGCTAATTCCCCAATCGCTAATTGCATATTCCATTGCACTTGCAACAGACTCATGCATCATATCACAAGGGATATAACCGAACTTTTGCAATTCTTTAACGCCAGGTTCAAAATCGCCCATAGCTGTGGTTTTCACCGCCTCATAAGCTAACTCATGGTCAATTCCAGGAAATCCTTTTAAAATAGCATCTACAACAACAGGAACAGCACTGTAACCTACCATTGTTTCAGTTTCATTTCCACGAAGATGCCACACTGGTAGTTTTCCTTGTTGCTTATAAATTGTCAACATGGAATTGATCATATCAGGAACTCGTTCTGTTTGAGTTAAAGTATACAATGGATGTGCTGTACGATAAGTATCCCATAATGAGAACAAAGTATAATTCGTAAAATCAGCACCTTTGTAAACTTTCTTATCAGTTCCTCTGTAATCCCCA contains:
- a CDS encoding GH92 family glycosyl hydrolase, encoding MRNHISFKTLILLFFFCSALLSCNKEQAKGGNDYIQFVDPLIGSGGHGHVFVGASVPFGAIQAGPSNFHKGWDWCSSYHYSDSIVKGFSHLHLSGTGCTDLGEFLIMPVVGDLKMNPGSQENPESGYASYYNHNTEKVEPGYYKVHLDTYDIGIEMTTTERVALHKITYPKSDDAKLIIDLEEGNGDTATKTFVHKVNDTIVAGYRFSTGWASDQREYFAMVLSKPIKDIIVYNGENLIQGDAAEGTSVKACLEFKTEAFEEVLFKFGMSPVSMENALLNINTEMPNWNFKEILADNKAKWNKELEKIQIKTKDEAAKRVFYTAVYHTLIAPNIFDDVNGDYRGTDKKVYKGADFTNYTLFSLWDTYRTAHPLYTLTQTERVPDMINSMLTIYKQQGKLPVWHLRGNETETMVGYSAVPVVVDAILKGFPGIDHELAYEAVKTTAMGDFEPGVKELQKFGYIPCDMMHESVASAMEYAISDWGISKLAEKLGKTEDAKYFAERAKAYTKYFDPKDRFMKGKMKDGSWRTPFDPYSAQHRVNDYCEGNAWQYLWLVPQDPEGLIDLLGGEKPFVSKLDSLFSISSELEEGASSDISGLIGQYAHGNEPSHHITYLYAYAGEQYKTADKVRYIMNELYTDQTDGLCGNEDCGQMSAWYVMSSMGFYPVNPSNGAYVFGSPLFDEASINLEGDKKFTILANNNNDENIYIQSVQLNGVDYTKSFITHKDILNGGTLKFEMGNKPNKNFGVASQDRPKSIVY
- a CDS encoding GH92 family glycosyl hydrolase; translated protein: MKKSNLIILLFVAVLSACAGEQSIQESSMSNVDLANPLMGTDSDHSLSNGNTYPAIALPWGMNFWTPQTGKMGDGWCYAYDAKKIRGIKQTHQPSPWINDYAAFSLMAVTGDLKYKEEERGSWFSHKAEEAKPYVYSVYLADYDVTAEVTPTERAAMFRFTFPENDNSYILLDGFFKGSEVTILPEERKIIGYCRNNSGGVPDNFHNYFVAEFDKDFELTHTWNGDKLNEGSKRETGEHVGAIIGFKTKKGETVHVKVASSFVSPKQAQLNLSREIGSKDFNQLKEDAKTTWETEFARIKVEGGTDDQLKTFYSCLYRVLLFPRKFYEINDKNEVIHYSPYNGKVLPGYMFTDNGFWDTFRAVFPFFTLMYPDLNAQIMEGLANTYKESGWLPEWASPGHRGCMIGSNSASLIADSYLKGIRGYDIETLYEAILKNTQGYNEEVNSVGRFGAAYYNELGYVPYNVGVNENTARTLEYAYADFCIWKLAQELGRPQAEIDLFAKRAQNFKNVFDKESGLMRGKNEDGNFQSPFNPLKWGDAFTEGNSLHYTWSVFQDIDGLINLMGGKEKFISTLDGVFEMAPEFDASYYGFTIHEIREMQIANMGNYAHGNQPIQHMIYLYNFAGQPWKAQSRVREVMDKLYTPQADGYCGDEDNGQTSAWYVFSSMGFYPVCPGTDEYVFGSPLFDKVTLTMQNGKTFTITSSGNTSENVYVNDIKLNGKTYGENYIKHNEFLNGGNLEFKMSAEPNKERGTSEESFPYSMSK